The following proteins come from a genomic window of Gloeocapsa sp. DLM2.Bin57:
- a CDS encoding YkgJ family cysteine cluster protein has protein sequence MKNWRCVKLCGACCHLDPTDRPDLGDYLSPQEMEQYLNLVGDDGWCINFDHSTRECRIYDDRPRFCRVKPDIFADMFGVEVAEFNDFAIQCCLEQIEGVYGDSSPEMFRYQQAVIDDDSYTS, from the coding sequence ATGAAAAATTGGCGTTGTGTAAAACTTTGTGGTGCTTGTTGTCATCTCGATCCAACAGATCGCCCTGATTTAGGTGACTATCTCTCTCCTCAAGAAATGGAACAATATTTAAATCTAGTAGGAGACGATGGTTGGTGCATTAATTTTGACCACTCTACTAGAGAATGTCGCATTTATGACGATCGCCCTCGCTTTTGTAGAGTAAAACCCGATATCTTTGCTGATATGTTTGGAGTAGAAGTGGCAGAGTTTAATGATTTTGCGATACAATGTTGTTTAGAACAGATAGAAGGGGTATATGGTGACTCTAGCCCCGAAATGTTTCGTTACCAACAAGCAGTGATCGATGATGACAGCTATACTAGCTAA